A stretch of DNA from Fimbriimonadaceae bacterium:
TTTGACCTTTCGTCCACTTGATGCGGAACAGGTAGCCGGCCCCTTTCTTCGATATCTGGGCGGGTGCGACGGTCCAGAGCGCCGCAAAGACAAGGGCAACGGTGATTTTGGTGAGCGAGGCGATTCGAGTCATGTTCTTCTCCTACGCCAGTCCGACCTGTTCCCGTGCCAGGTAGCTTTCCGGCGAAACAAACGCGTACCCAAACTGTTCGGCGATCGCCTGCAACGTGACCTCTCCCGTCGCGACGTTCAATCCCTTGCGCAGCGCGGCATCGACCCGCAGCGCGTCGAGGCCGTGGTTGGCCAGCTTCACCACATATGGCAATGTGGCGTTCGTCAGCGCGTAGGTGCTCGTGTGGGCGACCGCGCCGGGCATGTTCGCCACCGCGTAGTGCACCACGCCGTCCACCTCGTAGATCGGGTTGCGGTGGGTCGTCGGACGGGTGGTCTCGAAGCATCCGCCTTGGTCCACACACACGTCGACGGCGACCGAACCGGGCTTCATGAGCCCCAACATCTCGCGCGTGACCAGAACCGGGGTGCGGGCACCGGTGACGTAGACGGCGCCGACCAGGAGATCGCACTCGCGCAGCACGTCGGCGAGGGTTCCGGGATTGCTGTGGAGGGTGATCACGTTCTTCGGGAAGATGTCGTCGAGGTACCGGAGTCGGTCGAGGTTGATGTCCAGGACGTAGACCGTCGCGCCGAACCCTGCGGCCACCTTGACCGCGTTGATGCCCACGACCCCGGCGCCGATCACGGCAACCGTGGCGGGCCGGACGCCCGGAACGCCGCAGAGCAACACACCCCTGCCTCCCATCGGGCGCTCGAGGTACTTTGCGCCCTCCTGGATGCTCAGCCGGCCCGCAACCTCGCTCATCGGGGTGAGCAGGGGCAGGGAACCGTTCGGCATCTCGACGGTCTCGTAGGCGATGCAGACGCCCTTGCTCTCGACCATCGCGCTCATGAGCTTGGCGTCGGCGGCGAAGTGGAAATAGGTGAACACCAGTTGCCCCGGCTTGATGCGGGGATACTCGTCGGGCTGGGGCTCCTTGACCTTCACGATGAGGTCCGCGCGCGACCAGACCTCGTCGACCGGAGCGAGTTCCGCGCCGGCGGCCAGGTACTCCGAGTCGGGAATGTGCGTGCCAGCCCCCGCGCTCTCTTCGACGACCACCTGGTGCCCGATGCTGGTCAAGCTCATCACGCCGGCGGGAGTCATCGCGACGCGGTACTCGTCCTGCTTCACCTCTTTGGGAACGCCTACAACCATGGGATCACCCTCCTCAAACCGCCCCGATTTTACCGTGAGGAAGGGACTTAGCCGCCGGGCTGGATCTTCAGCATTTCGATGGTGAAGAGCAACGTGGCGTCCGGAGGGATCGAAGGGGGGTTGCCGCGTCCCCCGTAGGCGACCTCGGGAGGCAGCCGCAGTTTGCGAACCCCGCCGACCCGCATGCCCGTGATTCCCGCGTCAAAGCCGGGAACAACGTCGTTGGCCCCGAGGGTGAACGTGAACGGCGTGCCTCGTCCTCGGCTCGAGTCGAAGACGTCGCCATTGGCGAGTGTGCCCTCGTACTCCACCGTGACCTTGTCGCCAGCCTTGGCCTGCGGGCCCGTGCCGAGCTTCACGTCCGTCTTGTCGTAGATCTGCTCTTCGCCCTTCTTCACCACGTCGAGCAGCTTGACATCGAAGTAGAGGTCGGCTTTCGGCGGAACCTTGGGGGGCGAGCCTTGGTCTCCGTACGCCAGGGAAGCCGGGATCGAAATCTTGCGCGTTCCGCCGACCTTCATGCCGACGACCCCCTCATCCCATCCCTTGATCACGAAGCCCGTACCGAGCCTGAAGGCGAGA
This window harbors:
- a CDS encoding FKBP-type peptidyl-prolyl cis-trans isomerase, whose amino-acid sequence is MKARFLVPIVCLGLLAAGCGDKAQSTDASTNTTGGTGSEQTTKKPAVPLGTLKELKIEDQEVGKGPTAETGDLVAVLYKGTLADGALFDSNMEGGAPLAFRLGTGFVIKGWDEGVVGMKVGGTRKISIPASLAYGDQGSPPKVPPKADLYFDVKLLDVVKKGEEQIYDKTDVKLGTGPQAKAGDKVTVEYEGTLANGDVFDSSRGRGTPFTFTLGANDVVPGFDAGITGMRVGGVRKLRLPPEVAYGGRGNPPSIPPDATLLFTIEMLKIQPGG
- the ald gene encoding alanine dehydrogenase, with protein sequence MVVGVPKEVKQDEYRVAMTPAGVMSLTSIGHQVVVEESAGAGTHIPDSEYLAAGAELAPVDEVWSRADLIVKVKEPQPDEYPRIKPGQLVFTYFHFAADAKLMSAMVESKGVCIAYETVEMPNGSLPLLTPMSEVAGRLSIQEGAKYLERPMGGRGVLLCGVPGVRPATVAVIGAGVVGINAVKVAAGFGATVYVLDINLDRLRYLDDIFPKNVITLHSNPGTLADVLRECDLLVGAVYVTGARTPVLVTREMLGLMKPGSVAVDVCVDQGGCFETTRPTTHRNPIYEVDGVVHYAVANMPGAVAHTSTYALTNATLPYVVKLANHGLDALRVDAALRKGLNVATGEVTLQAIAEQFGYAFVSPESYLAREQVGLA